In Lates calcarifer isolate ASB-BC8 linkage group LG21, TLL_Latcal_v3, whole genome shotgun sequence, a single window of DNA contains:
- the LOC108900507 gene encoding vascular endothelial zinc finger 1 isoform X3 gives MEPSWSTFLFQQANEALHHQHQVAGNSLLPLLNSGTEPPDQKPVLPIPLDQKPPVSAAELLKDNVASGTGGGGGGGGPPVAVVKKEPKSKTPFICGYCNKAFRDSYHLRRHESCHTGIKMVSRPKKTQTAPTMVPLISTVPRENSGNPSYITTVAGILTTATTSTSTGTSIMTPMQHQQQQSIPKKPPKPVKKNHGCDMCGKAFRDVYHLNRHKLSHSDEKPFECPICQQRFKRKDRMTYHVRSHDGGVHKPYICSVCGKGFSRPDHLSCHVKHVHSSERPFKCQVTACTSAFATKDRLRSHMIRHEGKVTCNICGKMLSAAYITSHLKTHGQASFSNPCNNKDANSVHNNSATTTPVTNSAAITSAMNRGVNASNPVTIAAQMNIATSTVNITSPVNLQHPVTITGPVNLASVNIPTTAHMNIAHPVAITTPMPMNITGPLNIAMRPMESMPFLSQVLPSSPPW, from the exons CAGGCCAATGAGGCTCTGCATCACCAGCACCAAGTAGCCGGGAACAGCCTCTTGCCTTTGCTCAATTCTGGAACGGAGCCACCTGATCAGAAACCGGTGCTGCCCATCCCCTTGGACCAGAAACCCCCCGTTAGTGCTGCAGAACTTCTTAAAGACAATGTGGCCAGTGGGactgggggtggtggtggtggtggtgggccTCCGGTTGCTGTGGTCAAAAAGGAGCCTAAATCAAAGACACCCTTCATCTGTGGCTACTGCAACAAGGCTTTCCGAGACAGCTACCACCTGCGGCGGCACGAGTCTTGCCACACCGGCATCAAGATGGTCTCACGGCCTAAGAAGACACAAACGGCCCCCACCATGGTGCCGCTCATATCCACTGTACCACGTGAGAATAGCGGAAACCCTTCATACATTACTACTGTAGCTGGTATTCTAACTACAGCCACCACGTCAACATCCACAGGCACTAGCATCATGACCCCAATGcaacaccaacagcagcagagcatccCTAAGAAGCCCCCCAAGCCAGTGAAAAAGAATCATGGCTGCGACATGTGTGGTAAAGCCTTCAGAGATGTGTATCACCTCAACCGCCACAAGCTGTCGCACTCTGACGAGAAGCCGTTTGAGTGTCCCATCTGCCAGCAGAGGTTCAAGAGGAAGGATCGCATGACATACCATGTCCGCTCCCATGATGGTGGAGTTCACAAGCCTTACATCTGTTCTGTCTGTGGGAAGGGCTTCTCCAG GCCTGATCACCTAAGCTGTCATGTCAAGCATGTCCATTCCTCAGAGAGGCCATTCAAGTGCCAAGTAACG gCCTGTACCTCCGCCTTCGCTACCAAAGACCGTCTGCGCTCCCACATGATCAGGCATGAGGGCAAAGTGACCTGCAACATCTGTGGCAAAATGCTAAGCGCTGCCTACATCACAAGTCACCTCAAGACACACGGCCAAGCCAGCTTCAGTAACCCATGTAACAATAAAG atgcCAACAGCGTGCACAACAACTCGGCCACCACAACGCCAGTCACCAACTCGGCAGCCATCACTTCAGCTATGAACCGTGGTGTCAATGCCAGCAACCCTGTCACCATTGCTGCTCAGATGAACATCGCCACCAGCACGGTCAACATCACGTCACCGGTTAACCTGCAGCACCCTGTCACCATTACCGGCCCTGTGAACCTAGCCTCTGTCAACATCCCTACAACGGCACACATGAATATCGCCCACCCAGTTGCTATCACCACTCCCATGCCTATGAATATCACCGGGCCACTCAACATTGCCATGAGGCCCATGGAGAGCATGCCTTTTCTATCCCAAGTTCTGCCTTCCTCCCCTCCGTGGTAG
- the LOC108900507 gene encoding vascular endothelial zinc finger 1 isoform X1, with translation MEPSWSTFLFQQANEALHHQHQVAGNSLLPLLNSGTEPPDQKPVLPIPLDQKPPVSAAELLKDNVASGTGGGGGGGGPPVAVVKKEPKSKTPFICGYCNKAFRDSYHLRRHESCHTGIKMVSRPKKTQTAPTMVPLISTVPRENSGNPSYITTVAGILTTATTSTSTGTSIMTPMQHQQQQSIPKKPPKPVKKNHGCDMCGKAFRDVYHLNRHKLSHSDEKPFECPICQQRFKRKDRMTYHVRSHDGGVHKPYICSVCGKGFSRPDHLSCHVKHVHSSERPFKCQVTACTSAFATKDRLRSHMIRHEGKVTCNICGKMLSAAYITSHLKTHGQASFSNPCNNKGISDWQWNHSGPRKGELTVGEILNNSFQVLIDNSHKDANSVHNNSATTTPVTNSAAITSAMNRGVNASNPVTIAAQMNIATSTVNITSPVNLQHPVTITGPVNLASVNIPTTAHMNIAHPVAITTPMPMNITGPLNIAMRPMESMPFLSQVLPSSPPW, from the exons CAGGCCAATGAGGCTCTGCATCACCAGCACCAAGTAGCCGGGAACAGCCTCTTGCCTTTGCTCAATTCTGGAACGGAGCCACCTGATCAGAAACCGGTGCTGCCCATCCCCTTGGACCAGAAACCCCCCGTTAGTGCTGCAGAACTTCTTAAAGACAATGTGGCCAGTGGGactgggggtggtggtggtggtggtgggccTCCGGTTGCTGTGGTCAAAAAGGAGCCTAAATCAAAGACACCCTTCATCTGTGGCTACTGCAACAAGGCTTTCCGAGACAGCTACCACCTGCGGCGGCACGAGTCTTGCCACACCGGCATCAAGATGGTCTCACGGCCTAAGAAGACACAAACGGCCCCCACCATGGTGCCGCTCATATCCACTGTACCACGTGAGAATAGCGGAAACCCTTCATACATTACTACTGTAGCTGGTATTCTAACTACAGCCACCACGTCAACATCCACAGGCACTAGCATCATGACCCCAATGcaacaccaacagcagcagagcatccCTAAGAAGCCCCCCAAGCCAGTGAAAAAGAATCATGGCTGCGACATGTGTGGTAAAGCCTTCAGAGATGTGTATCACCTCAACCGCCACAAGCTGTCGCACTCTGACGAGAAGCCGTTTGAGTGTCCCATCTGCCAGCAGAGGTTCAAGAGGAAGGATCGCATGACATACCATGTCCGCTCCCATGATGGTGGAGTTCACAAGCCTTACATCTGTTCTGTCTGTGGGAAGGGCTTCTCCAG GCCTGATCACCTAAGCTGTCATGTCAAGCATGTCCATTCCTCAGAGAGGCCATTCAAGTGCCAAGTAACG gCCTGTACCTCCGCCTTCGCTACCAAAGACCGTCTGCGCTCCCACATGATCAGGCATGAGGGCAAAGTGACCTGCAACATCTGTGGCAAAATGCTAAGCGCTGCCTACATCACAAGTCACCTCAAGACACACGGCCAAGCCAGCTTCAGTAACCCATGTAACAATAAAG GCATAAGTGACTGGCAGTGGAACCACTCAGGGCCACGAAAAG GTGAGTTGACGGTAGGAGAGATTTTAAATAACTCCTTCCAAGTCCTAATTGACAACTCTCACAAAG atgcCAACAGCGTGCACAACAACTCGGCCACCACAACGCCAGTCACCAACTCGGCAGCCATCACTTCAGCTATGAACCGTGGTGTCAATGCCAGCAACCCTGTCACCATTGCTGCTCAGATGAACATCGCCACCAGCACGGTCAACATCACGTCACCGGTTAACCTGCAGCACCCTGTCACCATTACCGGCCCTGTGAACCTAGCCTCTGTCAACATCCCTACAACGGCACACATGAATATCGCCCACCCAGTTGCTATCACCACTCCCATGCCTATGAATATCACCGGGCCACTCAACATTGCCATGAGGCCCATGGAGAGCATGCCTTTTCTATCCCAAGTTCTGCCTTCCTCCCCTCCGTGGTAG
- the LOC108900507 gene encoding vascular endothelial zinc finger 1 isoform X2, which translates to MEPSWSTFLFQQANEALHHQHQVAGNSLLPLLNSGTEPPDQKPVLPIPLDQKPPVSAAELLKDNVASGTGGGGGGGGPPVAVVKKEPKSKTPFICGYCNKAFRDSYHLRRHESCHTGIKMVSRPKKTQTAPTMVPLISTVPRENSGNPSYITTVAGILTTATTSTSTGTSIMTPMQHQQQQSIPKKPPKPVKKNHGCDMCGKAFRDVYHLNRHKLSHSDEKPFECPICQQRFKRKDRMTYHVRSHDGGVHKPYICSVCGKGFSRPDHLSCHVKHVHSSERPFKCQVTACTSAFATKDRLRSHMIRHEGKVTCNICGKMLSAAYITSHLKTHGQASFSNPCNNKGISDWQWNHSGPRKDANSVHNNSATTTPVTNSAAITSAMNRGVNASNPVTIAAQMNIATSTVNITSPVNLQHPVTITGPVNLASVNIPTTAHMNIAHPVAITTPMPMNITGPLNIAMRPMESMPFLSQVLPSSPPW; encoded by the exons CAGGCCAATGAGGCTCTGCATCACCAGCACCAAGTAGCCGGGAACAGCCTCTTGCCTTTGCTCAATTCTGGAACGGAGCCACCTGATCAGAAACCGGTGCTGCCCATCCCCTTGGACCAGAAACCCCCCGTTAGTGCTGCAGAACTTCTTAAAGACAATGTGGCCAGTGGGactgggggtggtggtggtggtggtgggccTCCGGTTGCTGTGGTCAAAAAGGAGCCTAAATCAAAGACACCCTTCATCTGTGGCTACTGCAACAAGGCTTTCCGAGACAGCTACCACCTGCGGCGGCACGAGTCTTGCCACACCGGCATCAAGATGGTCTCACGGCCTAAGAAGACACAAACGGCCCCCACCATGGTGCCGCTCATATCCACTGTACCACGTGAGAATAGCGGAAACCCTTCATACATTACTACTGTAGCTGGTATTCTAACTACAGCCACCACGTCAACATCCACAGGCACTAGCATCATGACCCCAATGcaacaccaacagcagcagagcatccCTAAGAAGCCCCCCAAGCCAGTGAAAAAGAATCATGGCTGCGACATGTGTGGTAAAGCCTTCAGAGATGTGTATCACCTCAACCGCCACAAGCTGTCGCACTCTGACGAGAAGCCGTTTGAGTGTCCCATCTGCCAGCAGAGGTTCAAGAGGAAGGATCGCATGACATACCATGTCCGCTCCCATGATGGTGGAGTTCACAAGCCTTACATCTGTTCTGTCTGTGGGAAGGGCTTCTCCAG GCCTGATCACCTAAGCTGTCATGTCAAGCATGTCCATTCCTCAGAGAGGCCATTCAAGTGCCAAGTAACG gCCTGTACCTCCGCCTTCGCTACCAAAGACCGTCTGCGCTCCCACATGATCAGGCATGAGGGCAAAGTGACCTGCAACATCTGTGGCAAAATGCTAAGCGCTGCCTACATCACAAGTCACCTCAAGACACACGGCCAAGCCAGCTTCAGTAACCCATGTAACAATAAAG GCATAAGTGACTGGCAGTGGAACCACTCAGGGCCACGAAAAG atgcCAACAGCGTGCACAACAACTCGGCCACCACAACGCCAGTCACCAACTCGGCAGCCATCACTTCAGCTATGAACCGTGGTGTCAATGCCAGCAACCCTGTCACCATTGCTGCTCAGATGAACATCGCCACCAGCACGGTCAACATCACGTCACCGGTTAACCTGCAGCACCCTGTCACCATTACCGGCCCTGTGAACCTAGCCTCTGTCAACATCCCTACAACGGCACACATGAATATCGCCCACCCAGTTGCTATCACCACTCCCATGCCTATGAATATCACCGGGCCACTCAACATTGCCATGAGGCCCATGGAGAGCATGCCTTTTCTATCCCAAGTTCTGCCTTCCTCCCCTCCGTGGTAG